In a single window of the Anaerotruncus rubiinfantis genome:
- a CDS encoding SDR family oxidoreductase: MEKLFDISGKRAIVTGASRGLGKGIAKGLHDAGADIVVMGTNEKVTQTARELAGEKSNVWPVVSDFSDQSSVNRAFEKAMSFLGGIDILVNNAGMQIRHKCEEFPLEDWNQVLQVNLTSVFQLSQLAGRIMLTQGHGKIINIASLLSFQGGFTVPAYAAAKGGMAQLTKALSNEWAARGVNVNAIAPGYMATDNTAALRDDPVRSEQISVRIPAGRWGTPEDLVGPVLFLSSAASNYVHGSIILVDGGWMGR, encoded by the coding sequence TTGGAGAAACTATTTGACATCTCTGGCAAAAGGGCAATTGTTACCGGCGCGAGCCGCGGCTTGGGAAAAGGGATTGCCAAAGGCCTTCACGATGCCGGCGCGGATATTGTCGTCATGGGTACGAATGAAAAAGTGACGCAGACTGCACGGGAACTGGCGGGTGAAAAATCAAACGTATGGCCTGTAGTCAGTGATTTTTCCGACCAGAGCAGCGTGAACCGCGCATTTGAAAAAGCAATGTCTTTTTTGGGCGGGATCGATATCCTGGTCAACAATGCCGGGATGCAGATTCGCCATAAATGTGAAGAGTTTCCGCTTGAAGATTGGAATCAGGTTTTGCAGGTCAATTTGACCTCCGTTTTCCAGCTGTCCCAGCTTGCGGGACGCATCATGCTGACGCAGGGACACGGAAAAATCATCAACATTGCCTCGCTTCTCAGTTTTCAAGGCGGGTTTACGGTTCCCGCCTATGCTGCGGCAAAGGGAGGGATGGCGCAATTGACCAAGGCGCTTTCCAATGAATGGGCCGCGCGCGGAGTCAATGTCAACGCAATCGCCCCAGGCTATATGGCGACTGATAATACGGCGGCTCTGCGTGACGATCCGGTGCGCAGCGAACAGATTAGCGTGCGGATTCCCGCCGGGCGATGGGGAACGCCCGAAGACTTGGTCGGCCCGGTCTTATTCCTGTCTTCGGCGGCTTCCAATTATGTCCATGGTTCTATTATATTGGTTGACGGCGGGTGGATGGGCCGATAG
- a CDS encoding zinc-dependent alcohol dehydrogenase produces the protein MGSGVFATQERALPVPGPQEALIRVSFAGICGTDMAIVSDKHPRAKPPLVPGHEISGRVESVGTACVRFHPGDRVVVNPLITCGHCLPCRTGNEHVCNTLKLIGIDCDGGMQEYVAIPERNLLLMPGELADDEAAMVETLAVIVHGVRESGFRFGDTVVVTGAGPIGLLNAAVLQEMGASRIFVTEIDDFRLARCKAYGFAAIDLKTHDPVELIRSQTDGEGADLLFECSGNAVAVRNMMEYVRCKATVVMMSVPKQPLPVDLRALNFKEIHLIGSRVYSTVDFEIAARYAVRLKAQLGELISHRIPVGQGARAFAVAHDPEEHPLKVLISCHDGNE, from the coding sequence ATGGGCAGCGGCGTTTTTGCTACGCAAGAACGGGCTTTACCTGTGCCTGGTCCGCAGGAGGCTCTGATCCGGGTCAGTTTTGCCGGAATTTGTGGAACAGATATGGCGATCGTATCGGATAAGCACCCCCGGGCGAAACCGCCGCTGGTTCCCGGGCATGAGATTTCCGGACGGGTAGAATCCGTTGGAACAGCCTGCGTCCGGTTCCATCCGGGAGATCGAGTGGTAGTAAACCCGCTGATCACATGCGGACATTGCCTGCCCTGCCGGACGGGGAACGAGCACGTCTGCAACACCTTGAAATTGATAGGGATCGATTGTGACGGCGGAATGCAGGAGTATGTCGCCATACCGGAGAGAAACTTGCTTTTGATGCCGGGTGAGCTGGCGGACGACGAGGCCGCGATGGTGGAAACACTGGCAGTCATTGTACATGGGGTGAGAGAAAGCGGATTCCGGTTTGGGGATACCGTAGTTGTCACAGGGGCGGGGCCGATCGGCCTGCTCAACGCGGCCGTTCTGCAGGAGATGGGCGCTTCCCGGATTTTTGTAACGGAAATTGACGATTTTCGGCTGGCACGCTGCAAAGCGTATGGGTTTGCGGCAATTGACCTGAAAACCCACGACCCGGTGGAGTTGATCCGTTCGCAGACCGATGGGGAGGGGGCGGATTTACTGTTTGAATGTTCGGGGAACGCGGTGGCGGTGAGGAACATGATGGAATATGTGCGCTGCAAAGCGACGGTTGTGATGATGAGCGTTCCCAAGCAGCCATTGCCGGTTGATCTGCGCGCATTGAATTTCAAAGAAATTCATCTGATCGGCTCCCGCGTATATTCGACAGTCGACTTTGAGATCGCCGCGCGTTATGCGGTTCGGCTCAAAGCCCAGCTTGGAGAGCTGATTTCGCACAGAATTCCAGTCGGCCAGGGCGCGAGGGCCTTTGCAGTTGCACATGATCCGGAAGAACATCCGCTCAAGGTTCTAATTTCCTGTCATGATGGAAATGAATGA
- a CDS encoding phosphoglycerate dehydrogenase — protein MGETRKYKVTILSRSFSACSNEPLELLNRYFEVNLQRNDLPEDTRRIARLIGDSDGIITGSDVVDRYVMDHCPNLKMISKHGVGLDSIDLELAKERGIKVTTTPNANNESVADLTLLLMLNILRQLRRNEIHCDTPDWTSKSLANDLYEKTVALIGFGNIGQAVAHRLQGFSCKLLIYDPCVEPGAFAQEDAVACSFEEALRHADIISLHLPLTEKTQKMINRDTISLMKPEAVLINTSRGGIVDEDALYEALVSRRIRAAGLDVYAQEPPVGNRLLVLDNVVATPHIATHTQESNYRMGVAAARNLIDFFSAYEKERN, from the coding sequence ATGGGTGAAACCAGAAAATACAAAGTAACGATTCTGTCACGATCGTTTTCCGCTTGCTCGAATGAGCCGTTAGAGCTGTTAAACCGCTACTTTGAAGTCAATCTGCAACGAAATGACCTGCCTGAGGATACTCGACGGATTGCGCGTCTGATCGGAGATTCGGATGGGATTATCACCGGTTCGGATGTGGTAGACCGCTATGTTATGGATCATTGTCCCAACTTAAAGATGATTTCCAAGCATGGGGTGGGGCTTGACAGCATCGATTTGGAACTGGCGAAGGAACGGGGAATCAAAGTAACCACGACGCCAAATGCAAATAACGAATCGGTGGCAGATCTGACGCTGCTTTTGATGCTGAATATACTCAGGCAGCTCAGGCGTAACGAAATTCATTGCGACACACCGGACTGGACGAGCAAATCGCTTGCGAATGATCTTTATGAAAAAACAGTGGCGCTCATTGGGTTTGGCAATATCGGCCAGGCTGTTGCGCACCGTCTTCAGGGGTTTTCCTGCAAGCTGTTGATTTACGACCCCTGTGTCGAACCCGGCGCTTTTGCGCAGGAGGATGCCGTGGCCTGTTCTTTTGAAGAGGCATTGCGGCACGCGGACATCATATCTCTGCACCTTCCGTTGACCGAAAAAACCCAAAAAATGATCAATCGCGATACGATCTCCCTGATGAAGCCGGAAGCGGTGCTGATCAACACATCGCGGGGCGGCATTGTCGATGAAGACGCGCTTTACGAGGCGCTTGTTTCCCGGCGCATCCGGGCGGCCGGACTGGATGTTTACGCACAGGAGCCGCCTGTTGGGAACCGTTTGCTGGTGCTGGACAATGTGGTTGCCACTCCGCATATTGCGACCCATACCCAGGAATCGAACTACCGCATGGGGGTTGCCGCGGCGCGCAATCTGATTGATTTTTTCAGCGCTTATGAAAAGGAGAGAAACTGA
- a CDS encoding PH domain-containing protein, with product MEVRSLHNKELLVRTHPISIAAFLYRFLFLLLIPVGRGFITALTGGLLAWLRGAWIDLIVVAVILALAYAKWDQFKYHMDSSGIYFTIGIFFKRNSFIPMQKISTFSILRPFWFKPFHLVKVRIDTIAGDPGKADLSLYLRADEAERLMRLHGAAHEQQASPDISAEYRPPVLGVVFLSLFTSNSFLGIVFVATFISQAGQILGEQLSELLFATFQELARQIAISLPLLTAGFLAIRLPPIAAGVAIALLGGWLVAFLLNLLQTKNLRVQRKNDRLRISGGILVEKDYSLRTGDISFVDIRQSLVTRTLRLYSVFVNAIGIGKDKSDIAAIIPFSTKSRAMRQLGLLLPEYCSTPRQLRPNGGAIFKFIIDPLWPCLLIPAATFLGIWLLPNWAEILRFAGFMLSLPAFWFLGVRLMDFFSSGVSRSGKHYTLRYSNLYYLHTVVFSYDKIALVNIRQSILQRGDNKCDLVVSTRAEGRMRHHIRNIGWDETVALFEAQDAWAPADAGIPNWYERIFQRALAVWNRRTAGRKDGSKR from the coding sequence ATGGAGGTGAGGAGCCTGCATAATAAGGAACTGCTCGTGCGTACTCATCCCATCTCGATTGCCGCCTTCCTGTACCGGTTCCTCTTTTTGCTGCTGATCCCGGTGGGGCGTGGTTTTATCACCGCGCTGACCGGCGGTTTGCTGGCCTGGCTGCGCGGTGCGTGGATTGATCTCATCGTGGTGGCTGTGATTCTTGCACTGGCCTATGCGAAATGGGATCAATTCAAATACCATATGGATTCTTCCGGGATATATTTTACTATTGGTATATTTTTTAAGCGCAATTCTTTTATTCCAATGCAGAAGATCTCTACCTTTTCGATCCTGCGCCCTTTTTGGTTCAAACCGTTCCATCTGGTCAAGGTCCGGATCGATACCATCGCGGGTGATCCCGGAAAGGCGGATCTCTCGCTCTACCTGCGTGCCGATGAGGCCGAACGGCTGATGCGGCTGCATGGCGCTGCGCATGAGCAGCAAGCTTCACCCGACATTTCGGCCGAATACCGCCCGCCTGTGCTCGGCGTGGTGTTCCTATCCCTTTTCACTTCGAATTCATTCCTTGGAATTGTCTTTGTTGCAACCTTCATCTCACAGGCGGGCCAGATTTTGGGGGAACAGCTTTCCGAGCTGCTTTTTGCCACCTTCCAGGAGCTTGCGCGGCAGATTGCGATCTCCCTGCCGTTGCTGACCGCCGGCTTCCTTGCCATCCGGCTGCCGCCGATTGCTGCCGGTGTGGCAATCGCACTGCTTGGCGGCTGGCTGGTCGCTTTCCTTTTGAATCTTCTGCAGACGAAAAACCTCCGGGTCCAGCGGAAAAACGACCGCCTCCGGATCAGCGGCGGCATACTGGTAGAAAAGGATTACTCCCTGCGCACCGGGGATATCAGTTTTGTGGACATCCGGCAGAGCCTCGTCACCCGGACACTACGGCTCTATTCGGTCTTTGTCAACGCGATCGGCATTGGAAAAGACAAGTCTGATATCGCGGCCATCATCCCCTTCTCCACCAAAAGCCGCGCCATGCGCCAGCTTGGGCTGCTGCTGCCAGAATACTGTTCGACTCCGCGCCAGCTGAGACCAAACGGCGGCGCTATCTTCAAGTTTATCATCGATCCGCTCTGGCCCTGCCTGCTGATTCCCGCAGCTACCTTCCTGGGAATCTGGCTGCTGCCGAACTGGGCGGAAATTCTGCGCTTCGCAGGCTTTATGCTTTCTCTGCCGGCTTTCTGGTTTTTGGGGGTGCGGCTTATGGATTTCTTCTCATCAGGCGTTTCCCGCAGCGGAAAACATTATACACTTCGTTATTCAAATTTATATTATCTACACACAGTAGTTTTTTCTTATGACAAAATCGCTCTGGTAAACATCCGGCAAAGCATTCTGCAACGCGGCGACAATAAATGCGACCTCGTTGTTTCCACCCGCGCCGAGGGCCGGATGCGCCACCATATCCGGAATATCGGCTGGGATGAAACTGTCGCGCTCTTTGAAGCGCAGGATGCCTGGGCCCCAGCCGACGCGGGGATCCCCAACTGGTACGAACGGATTTTCCAGCGGGCGCTCGCTGTTTGGAACAGGCGTACAGCCGGACGCAAAGATGGCAGCAAAAGGTAA